A single Phragmites australis chromosome 4, lpPhrAust1.1, whole genome shotgun sequence DNA region contains:
- the LOC133917078 gene encoding F-box protein At4g00755-like, producing MEVDECGGWDFLEWVGPDTSACVFRLLDDPADLARAAAVSRSWRRFVIDNELSKNLCLRICPEVANFTRAVEVSRSPPPPAAHASESSHEAELRNLERDHRIYSYLSGALVSTKPSMDCILHCIVASSTDNFPDESIKNTLEPLDRINHRPSYWSSGGQDDADVPESLTYRLNSDLCIIDEIRIQPFKAYFQPGHPIYSSKSVRIRMGHSKIPHGAEFFVTDEDENLRVIADENYVWTYTSPEFPMLQENELQTFKLPRSVLCIGGVVKIELLGRVQKQDTDDRYYICVCHAQVIGRSLSPDFMVDISDPAGYSILKYLPGASNLRAEDIVPDDPRDSSEWHPLVARYKRMRHLAMMNVLLGPVQFMDEDDIGGVTDDDLYM from the exons ATGGAGGTGGATGAGTGCGGCGGCTGGGACTTCCTCGAGTGGGTGGGCCCCGACACCTCCGCCTGCGTCTTCCGCCTCCTCGACGACCCCGCCGACCTCGCCCGCGCCGCTGCCGTCTCCCGCTCCTGGCGCCGGTTCG TTATCGACAACGAACTCTCCAAGAACCTGTGCCTGCGGATATGCCCCGAGGTCGCCAACTTCACCCGCGCAGTCGAGGTGAGcagatcgccgccgccgcccgccgcgcaCGCCTCCGAGTCCAGCCATGAAGCTGAGCTCAGGAACCTTGAGAGGGACCACAGGATATACTCCTACCTCAGCGGTGCCCTCGTCTCCACCAAACCTTCCATGGACTGCATCCTGCACTGCATCGTCGCCTCCAGCACCGACAATTTCCCGGACGAGAGCATTAAGAACACGCTCGAGCCGCTGGACCGGATCAATCACCGCCCCTCCTACTGGTCGAGCGGCGGGCAGGATGACGCCGACGTGCCGGAGAGCTTGACCTACAGGCTCAACTCTGATCTCTGCATAATTGACGAGATCAGGATACAACCGTTCAAAG CGTATTTTCAGCCTGGCCATCCTATTTACTCTTCAAAGTCGGTGCGAATTCGGATGGGCCACTCCAAGATTCCTCATGGGGCGGAGTTTTTTGTCACGGATGAGGATGAGAACCTGAGGGTGATCGCTGATGAAAATTACGTGTGGACGTACACGTCACCAGAGTTTCCTATGCTGCAG GAAAATGAGTTACAAACCTTCAAACTCCCGCGTTCAGTCCTTTGCATTGGTGGTGTAGTGAAGATTGAACTGTTGGGAAGAGTACAGAAACAAGATACAGATGATAGGTATTACATATG TGTCTGCCATGCCCAAGTGATCGGGCGCTCCCTTTCACCAGATTTCATGGTTGACATCTCTGATCCTGCTGGTTATTCAATCCTCAAGTATCTGCCGGGTGCCAGTAACTTGCGTGCAGAAGACATAGTCCCGGATGACCCTAGAGACTCGTCGGAGTGGCACCCGCTTGTTGCTAGATACAAGCGGATGAGGCATCTGGCGATGATGAATGTGCTGCTTGGGCCTGTACAATTTATGGATGAAGACGATATAGGTGGTGTCACCGATGATGACCTGTACATGTAG
- the LOC133917080 gene encoding F-box protein PP2-A13-like translates to MGAGASDLAGTDPGKVARAGLDDLPELCAAELLLYLDAPDICRLARLNRAFRGAAAADFVWEAKLPENYGYLMRFLDGAEEGERGGKSCGMGKKDIYARLARPVPFDDGKREFWLEKSKGRICMALSSKAMMITGIDDRRYWVHMPTTESRFHSVAYLQQIWWLEVVGEVDFCFPAGTYSLYFRLHLGKSSIRFGRRICCSEQIHGWDKKPVRFQFSTSDGQHALSQCYLDDPGSWILYHVGDFVASSSEQPIKLKFSLAQIDCTHTKAGLCVDSVLIYPKGFEPERVIRAQK, encoded by the exons ATGGGCGCGGGCGCGTCGGACCTGGCGGGGACGGATCCCGGCAAGGTCGCGCGTGCCGGGTTGGATGACCTGCCGGAGCTGTGCGCGGCAGAGCTGCTGCTCTACCTGGACGCGCCGGACATATGCCGGCTCGCGCGGCTGAACCGTGCCTTCCGTGGCGCTGCGGCGGCGGACTTCGTGTGggaggcgaagctgccggagaaCTACGGTTATCTCATGCGGTTCCTCGATGGTGCGGAGGAGGGAGAAAGGGGAGGAAAGAGCTGCGGGATGGGGAAGAAGGACATCTATGCGAGGCTCGCGAGGCCTGTGCCGTTTGATGATGGCAAAAGG GAATTCTGGTTGGAGAAGAGCAAAGGCAGAATTTGTATGGCGCTGTCATCGAAAGCGATGATGATAACAGGGATTGATGACAGGAGATATTGGGTTCACATGCCAACCACTGAATCTAG GTTCCACTCTGTTGCATATCTTCAGCAAATCTGGTGGCTTGAGGTGGTTGGAGAAGTTGATTTCTGCTTCCCTGCGGGAACCTACAGCCTGTACTTCAGGCTTCATCTTGGAAAGTCTTCCATACGTTTCGGCCGCCGAATTTGCTGCTCGGAGCAAATCCATGGCTGGGACAAGAAGCCTGTACGGTTCCAGTTTTCTACATCAGATGGTCAGCACGCCTTGTCCCAGTGCTACTTAGATGATCCAGGAAGTTGGATTCTATACCATGTTGGTGATTTCGTTGCATCAAGTTCTGAACAACCAATCAAGCTGAAGTTCTCGCTAGCCCAGATCGACTGCACTCATACGAAAGCCGGTCTGTGCGTCGATTCAGTGCTAATATATCCGAAAGGCTTCGAGCCAGAAAGGGTGATCAGGGCTCAGAAGTGA
- the LOC133917082 gene encoding COP9 signalosome complex subunit 1-like — MDVEGEVPAAAAAAVANGLGGEEASPAPFSAEQLDVEAYAAQYSGRTRLARLIFIAERCGIEAMRLDALRMAYDEIKRGEDTQLHRDVALKINGRLGTRYGLDQSWVDTVSRRAVQRKEKLENELNGYRTNLIKESIRMGYSDIGDFFYAHGQLSDAFKSYIRTRDYCTSSKHIVQMCMNVILVSIELGQFAHVLNYVSKAEQTPDSPDPIIVAKLRAAAGLAYLETKKYKLSARKFVEIGPELGNNYSEVIAPQDVAVYGALCALASFDRSDLKSKVIDNINFRNFLELVPEVRELVNDFYASRYGSCLGHLEKLKPNLLLDVHLHEHVETLYMDIRHKAIIQYTIPFISVDLNTMAAAFKTSVSMLEKELAALITENKIQARIDSHNKILYARHADQRNTTFQRVLQTGNEFERDVKSMLLRANLIKHDYNQRTGQRKMM; from the exons ATGGACGTGGAGGGCGAGGTCCCCGCCGCGGCGGCAGCCGCGGTGGCGAACGGACTGGGCGGGGAGGAAGCCTCCCCGGCGCCGTTCTCCGCCGAGCAGCTGGACGTGGAGGCCTACGCCGCGCAGTACTCGGGGCGGACCCGCCTGGCGCGCCTCATCTTCATCGCAGAGAGGTGCGGGATCGAGGCGATGCGGCTCGACGCCCTGAGGATGGCGTACGACGAGATCAAGAGGGGAGAGGACACGCAGCTCCACCGCGACGTCGCCCTCAAAATCAACGGCCGCCTCGGCACGCGATATGGGCTCGACCAGTCCTGGGTCGACACCGTCAGCCGCCGCGCCGTGCAGcgcaaggagaagctcgagaacGAGCTCAACGGATACAGG ACCAACCTGATAAAAGAGAGCATCAGAATGGGTTACAGTGACATTGGTGATTTCTTCTATGCTCATGGACAACTTTCAGATGCCTTCAAAAGCTATATCAGGACACGGGACTATTGTACCAGTTCCAAGCATATAGTTCAGATGTGCATGAATGTGATTCTTGTTAGCATTGAGCTGGGGCAGTTTGCACATGTTTTAAACTATGTCAGTAAAGCAGAGCAAACCCCAGACTCTCCGGATCCCATCATTGTCGCAAAGTTGCGAGCAGCTGCAGGATTAGCCTACTTGGAAACAAAGAAATACAAACTTTCTGCTCGTAAG TTTGTTGAGATAGGACCTGAACTAGGAAACAACTACTCTGAAGTCATAGCTCCGCAAGATGTGGCTGTCTATGGTGCCCTTTGCGCACTTGCTTCTTTTGACCGTTCAGACCTGAAG AGCAAAGTCATTGACAACATTAACTTCCGCAACTTTCTGGAGCTGGTGCCTGAAGTAAGGGAGCTGGTTAATGATTTTTATGCAAG TCGCTATGGATCATGCTTGGGGCATCTTGAGAAGCTAAAGCCAAACCTGCTACTGGATGTCCATCTGCACGAGCATGTAGAGACTCTGTACATGGATATTCGCCACAAGGCCATCATACAGTATACGATTCCATTTATATCTGTTGATCTTAACACAATGGCTGCTGCCTTCAAGACTTCTGTGTCCATGTTGGAGAAGGAGCTGGCTGCTCTGATCACCGAGAACAAAATACAG GCCCGGATAGACTCCCACAACAAGATTCTTTACGCAAGGCATGCTGACCAAAGAAACACAACTTTCCAACGTGTCCTCCAGACTGGCAACGAGTTCGAGAGAGATGTTAAGTCTATGCTTCTGAGAGCTAACCTCATCAAGCATGATTACAACCAAAGGACTGGACAAAGGAAGATGATGTGA
- the LOC133917083 gene encoding RHOMBOID-like protein 2: MATHADVEKGGARKEAGKVPSPLYPQHEGEREWVPWIVPVFFVANITVFVVTMYANNCPAHTPARDGKCIARFLARFSFQPLRQNPLLGPSSATLQKMGALVWAKVVHEHQGWRLISSIWLHAGVLHLVANMLSLLFVGVRLEQQFGYMRIGAIYLLSGLGGSVLSCLFIRNSISVGASGALFGLLGAMLSELLTNWTIYTNKVAAVMTLLFVIAVNLVLGILPHVNNFAHIGGFLTGFLLGLVLLMRPHFGWMERYSMPAGSSCTSSKYLVYQWILLAVALILVIIGFAVGMAMLFRGANANDSCHWCHYLSCVPTSRWTCTN; encoded by the exons ATGGCGACGCACGCGGACGTGGAGAAGGGCGGGGCGAGGAAGGAGGCCGGCAAGGTGCCATCGCCGCTGTACCCGCAGCACGAGGGGGAGCGGGAGTGGGTTCCTTGGATCGTGCCGGTCTTCTTCGTCGCCAACATCACCGTCTTCGTGGTCACCATGTACGCCAACAACTGCCCCGCCCACACCCCGGCCCGCGACGGCAAGTGCATCGCGCGCTTCCTCGCCCGCTTCTCGTTCCAGCCGCTGCGCCAGAACCCGCTCCTCGGCCCCTCATCAGCGAC GCTCCAGAAGATGGGGGCTCTTGTGTGGGCCAAGGTCGTGCACGAGCACCAGGGCTGGCGCCTCATTTCGAGCATCTGGCTGCACGCCGGTGTTCTGCACCTGGTGGCCAACATGCTCAGCCTCCTGTTCGTTGGCGTGCGCCTTGAGCAGCAGTTCGGATACA TGAGAATCGGTGCAATTTACCTCCTCTCCGGGCTCGGGGGCAGTGTCCTCTCCTGTTTGTTCATCAGAAACAGCATCTCCGTTGGCGCCTCTGGTGCTCTCTTTGGACTCCTCGGAGCCATGCTCTCAGAGCTCCTCACTAACTGGACCATCTACACAAACAAG GTCGCTGCTGTGATGACCCTCCTGTTCGTCATCGCGGTGAACCTGGTGCTCGGTATCCTCCCACACGTGAACAACTTCGCGCACATCGGCGGGTTCCTGACGGGCTTCCTGCTCGGGCTCGTGCTGCTGATGCGCCCGCACTTCGGATGGATGGAGCGCTACAGCATGCCTGCCGGCAGCTCCTGCACCTCCAGCAAGTACCTCGTCTACCAGTGGATCTTGCTGGCCGTCGCGCTGATCCTTGTCATCATCGG ATTCGCGGTTGGCATGGCGATGCTCTTCCGCGGCGCCAACGCCAACGACAGCTGCCACTGGTGCCACTATCTCAGCTGCGTGCCTACATCAAGATGGACCTGCACCAACTGA